The Streptomyces cathayae DNA segment CGGCCTCGGGTTCACCGCGGCCGCGACGGCCGCGATCGCGCTCGTCTCGGCCCTGCGGGCAGACGGGGTGGCGATGATCCCGGCCATGCTCCTGATCGCGGCCGGAATGGGGTTCGGCCTCGTGGGGCTCCAGTACCTCGCGGTCAGCGGCGTCACCGAGGACGACGCCGGGATCGCCTCGGGCGTCCAGCGCGCGGCTGACCAGCTGGGCGGTGCGACCGGGGTGGCGGTCTGCGTCGGGATCGGGTTCGCTCCGACCCTGCACTCCCTCGACCCGTTCCTGGTCGCCACCGTGCTGGCCGGCGTGGGGCTCGTGACCGGGGCAGTCTTGGCCTGGCGCATGTCCACGCCCATTCCCGCAACGGACCTGCAGGAACAGGAACAGGCCGGGTGACCTTCGTCCCGCCGGGGTGTGCCGCCCCTACTGCCGAAGCGGCACACCCCGGCGGGACTTGCTGGTCAACGTCCTCCACGGCCGAGCGAAGATCACGTGCCCGTCCTGCCCTCCTCCATCACCAACCCGTTGTGGGACCAGTTCCAAGCCCTCCTGCCCGAGCGGGAGGCGGCCGCTCATCCGCTGGGCTGTCACCGTCCTCGCATCCCCGACCGGGTCGTGTTCGACAAGCTCCTGGCCCGCCTCGTACTCGGAGGCACCTACCAGCAGCACGCCGACCACACCTGCTCGGCAACCACGATGAGGGCCCGGCGGGATGAGTGGATCGCCGCCGGCGTCTTCGAGCGGCTGCACCGGCTGGCGCTGGAGGCATACGACGAGGCCATCGGCCTGGACCTCGAGAATCTCGTGGTGGACGGTTGCATCGTGAAAGCCCCTGGTGGTGGCCAGAACACCGGGCGCAGCCCGGTGGACCGAGGCAAGAGCGGTCTGAAGCGCTCGGTACTGGTAGATGGTGGAGGCCTGCCGCTGGGCTGGGTTCTGGCCGGCGCGAACCGCAACGACTCGCCGCTGTTGCGCCCCACTCTGGAGACCCTGCGCCTGTTCGGGTTCCGTCTGCCACCGTCGATCACGGTGCACCTGGACGCCGGCTACGACTCACAGTCAAACAGGGCGCTGCTGGAAGAGCTGGGCTGCGCTGGTCGGATCACCCCGAAGGGGCAGTTCGTGCCGATCAACCACACCCACCGGTGGGTAGTCGAGCGGACCAACTCCTGGCACAACCGGGGGTTCAAGGCGTTAGCGATCGTGACCGACCGGCGCGCGGTGGTGCAGGACGCGTGGGTGGCGTTGGCCAGCGCGGTCATCGTGATCCGCAGGCTGCTACGCCGGGCCTGGACGGCCTACCGGTGGGATGCCCGCCCGGCCCGACGGCCCTGACCTACCCGCGCGACCTCTAACTGATCATTTCAGAATGAGCTTGGCGAAAGGCTTGGTTGTGGGCTGAGCTGGCGGCAGACTTCTGCGGGTGTCGGATGATCTTGTGCCTGATGACCTGTGGGACCGCGTAGCCCCGTTGCTCCCTCCTCGTCCGCCGCGTCGTCGCCGGTATCCGGGGCGGCTGCCGGTGGACGACCGGGCCGCCCTGCGCGGGATCGTCTACGTGCTGCGCAAGGGCGTGAGCTGGGCCGATGTACCCACGGAGCGGATCGGCTGCAGCGGCGTGACGGCCTGGCGGCGGCTGCGGGACTGGACCGAGGCCGGAGTCTGGCCGCGTCTGCACGAGGTCCTACTGGCCGAGCTGCGCAGGGCGGGGCTGCTGGAGATGGACGACGCGGCGATCGACGGCTCACACGTCCGGGCCCTCAAAGGGGGGCTCACACCGGACCTTCGCCGGTCGACCGCGCCCGCCCGGGCAGCAAGCACCACTTGATCACCGACCGGAACGGAACACCCCTTGCGGTGTCCCTGACCGGCGGAAACCGGCACGACGTCACGCAGCTGATGCCTCTGCTGAACGCGATCCCTCCCGCACATCCGCGGGACCCGCGGCCGCCCCCGTCGCCGGCCCAAGCGCCTGTTCGCCGACCGGGGCTACGACTACGACAAGTACCGCCGCCTCCTCCGGGCCCGGGGCATCACACCGAAGATCGCCCGCAAGGGCACCGCCCACGGCTCCGGCCTGGGAAAGACCCGCTGGGTCGTCGAGCGCACCTTCGCCTGGCTCCACCGGTTCAAACGGCTGCGGACCCGCTACGAGATACGCGCCGACCTCCACCTCGGCCTGCTGCAACTCGCCTGCAGCATCATCTGCTTGCGACGACTCCGAACGTCATTCTGAAATGACCAGTAAGCGAGCCGAGGGTGCTGGTGTGCGGGAGTCGCCGCTGGCCGTGGCCGCACACGGTCGAGGCCGTCCTCGATCGGCTCACCGCCCGCTACGGCCAGGGCCTGGTCGTCATCGAAGGCGCCGCGACCGGCGCAGACCGGGCCGCCCACGGCTGGTGCCGCCGTCACGGCCTGGGCGAGGGCCGGCACCGCTGCTATCCGATGGACTGGTCCGCCGAGAAGCGCTCCCGCCCCGACCGGTGGCGGATGGCCGGCCCCGAACGCAACACCCGCATGCTTCTGAACGAGCAACCCCGGCTGGTCATCGCCTTCCACGACCACTTCAACCCGTCCAGTGGCGGCACCTCGGACATGGCCCTGCGGGCCGCGCTCAGTCAGGTGCCCGTGTGGCTGGTCCCGGGCCCGGACGTCACCGTGGGGACCTGGATGCGGCCCGGGATCTTCCCGGCCGACCGCAGCCGAAGGGTCGCCGCCGAACTGCGGGCGGCGCAAGGGCGACAGAGCCGGGCCCAGGACCACCTCGGCGTGCCTGGTGATAGCCGCGATCCATCGTGAGAGCGCCCGTGATGAGGCTCTCTGAATTTCCCCGCCCGCGCTCAGGCCGTTCTCCAGACCTGCTCCTGTTCCTCACCCGGGGTTGGCCCCGCGCTATCACTGGCCCACGGTACAAGGCAGCCGTCTAGAGGAGGTTCACGTCGTCCCCGGCCTTCCTGCGCCTTCTGGAGATGAGCGAACGCCGGGTAGGGAAGCACGCATGAGGGCCGCCGGGGTCGAGATTCAGGCCAGGGGGTCGAGACGATCAGCGCAAGCGGCTTGGAGGGCACGCAACTCCTTGTCCGCCTCGTCGATGGCGTCCGGGGTGACGCGGCCTGACTGAATCGTGGACAGGATCTTCGTCTCCAGCCCCTGGAGGGCGCTGGCGGGCAGGAATGGCATCCCCACCGAGTATCCGGTGTCGATCCCGGCGCACAGGTACAGGTGGAGCGCGTCCCAGCTCCTGAGCGCCGCGTCGGTCTTCTTGTCGATGTCGTCGTCCTTAGCCTTGGCCAGCTCATCAAGGTCCCTGAGCAGGGCTTGTACGTCGGCGTGGACCTTGGTGCACAGCTTTCGCACCCTTGCGTATGTCTTGTGCAGGAGCACGATCGCGCCCACCGCGAGAGTCAGGGAAGCGGAGATAACCGGCGCTTTGTAGATCTCGAAGAACTCCTCGCGTATCACGATCACCGCGGCGCCGAGGCCGGCAAAGTTGGACCACGTGCGGTCACGAGTAGCACGCCTGAGGCGCGCGGGGAGGTCGTCGAACGAGAAGGGCGCTGGGTCGCGCTCCTGAGTACCCCAGGCGAGCCCCAGCCATGCCCAAAACAGCACCCACCTGAGGATGGCGTAGCTGCCCGATGTCACCCCCTCGCCTGCGGTCTCCTGCCAGTATTCCGGCCTGTTCAGGTAAGTGAGGCCGACGGTGGTGGGGACCGCGGCCGTCAGAAAGATGATGACCCTGTGCCGGTCGTGCCACCACCGCACTGTGAGAACCTCGCGATTCCAGTACGAGGCGGCGTAGAACAACATCACCAGACCGAGGAACCAGAGGAGAGCGCCGAGGGTCTTGTCCTCGCCTGACTTGACGAGGTTGTTGCCGTAGGTGTTGACGAGGAAACTGGCGGGGGCGCACCAGCGCCGCAGGAAGCCGTCAACACGCTCCCGTGTCGTCTGCGTCGTCTGCATGGGGTCAGTGATCGGCTGAACTCCGGGAAGTCAACCGCAATTTGATGAACTTGAGAGGTTCGGGAACCGGAACCGCCCGCACCTCTATTCGGCCAGGCCAGGCCAGGTGAGGACCCCTCGCAGTTTGCCTGGAACAGAGATGGTCCGGGGCCGAGACGTGGCTGGTGCACGCCTGGACCGTGGCCCGCAGGTTTCGCGCGATTGCCGTGCTGCGCGGTGGACCGCATTTGAGATGCCGGTGCGTTCCACTTCTTGATCAGACGAGTGGCCGTTGTGTAGGCTCCGCCGATACGGTGTGTGACGCTCGGGGAACATCCTGTGTGCAGCCACCGGCGCATGGGGGGTGGGCTGTGCCTGACTCGATAGCCGTGCCGACGGGTGTCCAGCCAATCAGCTTCGACGTGCACGCAGTCCGCGGGGGAAGCCCCGGCGGAGCCCGCGACGACTTCGAAATGATGATCGCTCAGCTTGCCGCCGCGACGACCCCAAACGTACGGTCCGTCGCTGCCAACCCGGGCGACTGGGGTATCGACGCTTTCGCCGGAAACCTCGGCGGAGCGATCACAGTGTGGCAGTCCAAGTACTTCATGCCGGTCACCACCAAGAAGCACGTGAAGCAGGTCGAAGACTCGCTCGACAACGTGCTGAAGGCAGCCGTCAAGAACGGCCACACGATCGCCAGCTGGATTCTGTGCATCCCCTCCAGCATGGACGGCCCCATGACGGCATGGTGGGACACGTGGAAGAAGGCGAGGGAGAAGGAACACAGCATTGTCATCCAGCTCTGGGACGAGACCGCCCTCCGAAAGAAGCTGCTTAGCCCCGAGGGCGACGACGTGCGTCGCGGCTTCTACGAGACCTACGCTCAGGCCGCCCCCGCCTCCGTGGAGCAGCTTCGGCTGGTACTCGAAGTCGAGGACGACAAGGCAGCCGCCCTTGGCTCCGCCTTGTTCATTCGGCAGATGACCGAGGCCGGCCACGTGGAGCTGGACTCGGCCAAGAGGCAGTTCTTCAATGCCGATCTGGTGGCTCGCGAGATCGCGCACAAGGATGTTCCGGCGGAGGTGGCGGCGCTCAGTTCCGCCGATGCGACGCTCCACGGTCTATGGGAGATGCAGTTCAACGAATGCGTGGCCGAGGACGCGCTTCGGGCTCTCCACACCCGTGTCTGGCGGGATGTACGCAACGAGCACGACAAACTGCCGAAGTCGCTCCGCCTGGAGCTGGTGCACAGCTGGGGGCTGGTGCACCGGCTCGTGGACAACCGCAAGGCGGGATGGGTCAAACACTGGCGGCAGATCGCCGCCGAGCACTCCGACGGCTGACCGTCGTCGCCTGTCCTGTCAGACCTACGAGGAGTTCGCTGTGGAAGCACACCGGCCGGTGATGATGCCGGAGGACGAGGTGGCCTTCCGGCTGGCGCAGCTGCTGCTTCTTCTCGACGCTGTCGCTGGACAGGACGCGAAGGGGGCGAGCCTGGAGCGGATCGGGTACTACGACTTCCTGTCGGCGAATCCCTTCCTCGTCGTCGATTCCGACGGCCGGGAGGGCAATATGCTCAGGCTGGCGGGGTTCGATCCGCAGGTGCTCTCGTACGCGTCCTCCTCGCAGCGCTTCACCAGTCGACGCGAGCGCATCCAGCACGATCTCGGACTGCTCGTGGCTTACGGGTGTTGCGAGGTCCACAACCGCAACGGCGCCTTCGCCTATTCGATCAGCAACCGCGGTCGGGAACTCGGGGCGCGCTTCACCGCGACCTACGCCGCGTCGTTCGCCACTGCAGCGTCCATCGTCGTGCGTCGCCTCCGCAAGCTCAGCGACAAGGCGCTGCGGGAACAGACCGCACGATGGCTGCGGCCGGATGGAGAGGGCGGGCCCGGTGCCGCGCTCCTCAGCGTACTGGGACCGGGACCGCAGGCACCTGACATGCCCTGGGAGGGATGACCACCATGCAGCCTCTGCCTGGCATCCGGATCCGGCACCTGCGCCTTGCTGGCGTCAGCCGGAACTATGACGTCGATTTCACCCAGGACCAGCGGGTGCGGGACCTGTCCGTGGTGGCCGGGGCATTCAGCTCGGGCAAGACCGCGGTGTTGGAGTTCATCGCCTACGGCCTCGGTGGGAAGCGCCATCCACGGCATCCTGAGGTGCTGCGGAAGGTCCGTTCCTGCCTTCTGGAAGTCGAGCTGTCCGGCGAACCGCACGTCATCGAGCGGCCCGTCGGGGAGCCGTCGAAGGTCGCCTACGTACGCCGGGGGACGCTGGACAGCCCGCCGCTCTCCAAACCTGAGAGCAGGACCATCGAGCCGGCGGGAGCGCCCGAGAGCCTCTCCGCTCTGCTGCTGGGGCACTGCAAGCTCGAAGGCGTTCAGCTGCGGGAGGCCCCCTCCAGCCGTGAGTCCCGGACCGACCCCCTGAGCATCCGCGACCTCATGAACCTCGCGTTCCTGCCCAACGAGCGCATCGCCTCCATGAACTTCCTGTTCGAGAACGAGTACATGAAGAAGCACAAGCTGAAGCAGGTGGTCGACGTCGTCTTCGGCGTTCACGACGACCGCGCCGTCGAGCTTGGGCAACGCATCAAGGAACTGGGCGTCCGACTCACCCAGGCACGCTCCGAACTCGCCGCAGCACGGGCGTTCGTCGACGAGCAGGACGTTCCCACGGTCGGCGCTCTGATCGCTGAGCAATACGAAGGCGAGCTGCGGGAGCTGACCGAGCAGCTACGGGCCCTCGACGAGGCAGCGCAAGCCGGCACCACCTTCGCCGGGCGTCTGCGCCGCGAGCACCAGCAAGCTGCCGAGCGCGCCCGGCGAGCTGCTGGCGTGGTACGTGACTGCGAGACGCAACTCACCCGGATGATGCCGCTGCGGGCGCAGTACGCGGACGACCTCGTCAAGCTCAACATGCTGGCCGAAGCGCAGCGCCTGTTCGACCCTCTCAGCGTCACGACCTGCCCGGCGTGCCTGAATCGGCTGCCCGTTCCCCCTTCGGTGGAGAACGGCTCGTGCAGTCTGTGCAGCCACGAGCTGCCCTACGACGACGGGCACCGGACGCTCGGCACCGCCACAGCCGAGCACTCGTCGGATGAAGGGCGGCTGGATGTCGCGGCGGAGATCAGAGCCACCAAGGCCCGTTTGAAGGAGATCACTGCCTACGTTGAGGGCCTGGACAGCTCGCTCGCCACGTTGAAGCTCCAGGCAGAAGACGCCGCCATCGACGAAGAACGTGCCGCGGCCGCGGTCGACGAAGCCACTTCGCCCACCGTCACTCCGTTCCTCGCCGCTCGCGACAACATCCAGCGCCGGCGCGAGGAAGTCCTCCGTCATCTCCAGCACGCCGAGAACGCGACGAAGCTTCAGGCTGGCCTGGAGAAGCGCGCCGCGCTCGTGGAGCGGCAGGAGGCACAGATCGAACGCCTGCGGGAGGAACGCGACCGGCTGGGAGATGCCGCACAGGACCGGGACCTGGTCGTCGGCCGAATCAGCGGCCGGTACAGCGAACTCCTGCGGCAGTGGCGCTACCCGAAACTCAGCCAGCCGGTGATCGACACGAATCTGGTTCCTCACGTACGCGGCGGCTCCTACCGCGAGGCGTCATCCGGCGCCCGGACACTCCTGACCCTGGCCTGGCAGCTGGCCGTCTTCGAGGTGGCCGTCGAAACATCGGCCGCCCACCCCGGCTTCCTCATGATCGACAGCCCGCAGAAGAACCTTGGCCACGGCGCCACGCGGGACGCGGTAATCGCAGACGCGATCGCCATCGACGACTTCTACCGCCACCTGACCAGCTGGCTGGCTGAACAGGGGGCCGGTGCCCAGGTGATCATCGTCGACAACAGTCCGCCCGTGCTCGTGGAAGAGAACGTCGTGGTCCGGTACAGCCGCAACGAGGATCGGCCCCCCTACGGGCTGATCGACGACGAGACCACTACAGACGAAGGCAGCCCCGAATTACCTCCTCACCCCGCCTAGATGATCGATTCCAAGGGGTCTGTGGTTAGTGGTCGTAGGCGGTCAGTGAGCGAAGGACGGGCTGGCCGGTGTGGTCGTTGTGCCAGATCGCGGAGGTCAACGCGAGGATGCGCTGCATGACACGGGCGATCACGCCGCCCGGTGTACGGCCTCGGTGCTGTTCGAGGTTGAGTTGGCCCTTGAAGGACTCGTTGACCGACTCGATCACCTGCCGCAACGGCTTGAACAGCGAGGCACCGGGCCGTTCCGCCTCGCCCTTGCGGGCCGGCCGCAGCAGCCGGATGTCCTGCTCGGCCAACTGGTGCTCGAAGTCGCGGCCGAAGTAGTTCTTGTCACCGATCAGCGTCTGTCCGGGCCGGGCGGCGGTCAGGCCCGGTTCGGCGGCGAGCAGGTCCAGCAGAGTCTCGCGTTCATCGGCCTTGGCCCCGGTCAGGGCAAAGGCGATCGGCAGGCCCTGCAGGGTGCACACCAGGTGCAGGCGCAGGCCCCAAAAGAAGCGGCTGTGGCTGGCGCAGTGCCCGTACTCGGCCCATCCGGCCAGGTCGGAGCGCTTGACGGTCTCGCGGGAACGCCCGCACTCCACCGGCGTGGAATCCACGATCCACACGTCGTCGCTCCATACCGAGGTGTCGGTGGCCAGCACCCGGGTGACCCGCCGCAGCAGCTCGGCGGCCTTGCGCAGGCGCTTGTTGTAGCCGGGCTGCTTTGGCAGGTAGGGGAAGAGATGCCGCAGGTGGGCGCGGGCATAGCGAAGCCACTTGGCCTCGGAGGTGAAGCCCAGCATGGCCTGCATCATCGCGAGCGTGACCAGCTCAGCATCGGTCAGTTGCGGAGCGATCCCGATGGCCGGACGCCAGGGAGCCAGATGCGGTGATGCCTTCAGCAGGTCGTCGGTCTTCACATAGAGTGCGATGGCGAGGGAGTCCAACTCTGTCTTCACACACCGACGTTGGGCTCCCTTCCCTTGTGCGCGCAGCCGATCCCTTGAAATCGATCATTTAGTCGGCCCGACTCGTCTCGTTTCCCCCGACCGCAAGAAGTTCAGGCTGCGGTTCACCGGGCGAGCGAGGACGCTTCACCAACGGCCGCCAGCAGTTGGAACTGCCACTCCGGATCGGCTTGACCGATGGTCAGGCCGATCCATCGCTCCGAGTTCGGCAACCGCCACATCTGCATGCTCCCGGCGACACTGCATAGGAAGCTGAGTGGCTCGCGAGTCGTGACGTCAGGGTCGGGGTCGTCGAGCCCGAGATACGGCCACAGATCAACCGCTTCCGGGGCGCCCCAACGTTTCGTGAGGATGACAGCCAGAGCGGCGAGGTTGGCTTCCAACTCCTGCTCGGCCGCCTGGACGATCTCGGTGCTCCGGTCCTCCCAGAAGTCCCGGCTCTCTCGGAGCACGGCCAGGTGAAACCCGGGCCCACCCCACTGGCCGTCCGGTCCCGGCCTTCCCTCCACCTCAGGGAAGGGCAGAGAGCTCAAGTTGTCGATGATCGACAACTGCTCGTCAGCGGGGCCTGCGGACTGGTGCTGGGGCGGCATAGCCGAAGCCTAGCCGCCTGGTTCCAACCCGCCTGGCCAGGTTCCAACTAACGTGTCACGGCACAGGGATGCACAGGCACAAGACACCCCTTGGAATTGATCATCTAGGCCATTCACCCGCCCGCCCCTGCGTCTGCCGCGGCGTTGGCGATCGGCCGCCAGCGGTCTCGGGGCGCGCCCGACGCCCTGGTGGTGTTGTGGTCGTTATGGCTGTAGATCGCCGGGTTCACGGGCGCTGACGGTCGAGCCGGAAGATCAGGTAACTGAGCCTTTTCAGCTGCCACTCGATGATCCCAAGGTCTTCGATACACGGCCTAGGTGGGGCGAAGAGCAGGGCTGGGGATTTTCAACGAGCCTCATCACCCGACCACATCTCCGCCCCAGAAGCCGCTCTCCAAGGAAGTTGCAGCGATCACGGCCTGGGGCCCAATGCCGCCCGCAATCGGACGCCTTCGTCCAACAAGGCTTCGATGCGGTTGATTGCGTACGTCATGGTCTCCCTGTTCGCCGTCGGCTCCCGCCGGCCAGCGTAGTGAGGTGGGCGGGCCGGACCGTGTATGGCGCGGTCCGGAGATCGTGATCACGCCATCTGATGCGACTCTGCCCGTTGCACAAGGCCGTAGCCCTATCGTGCGGGTGCACGGATGAAGACGATCTGCCGCAGGCTCGCCGAGCTGAGATGAAACCTGAGGCGAGACCGGGGCGAGCAGATCAGAAGGGGGAATGGATGTCCGTCCCGCCGTCGCTAGGGCCTGTTACGCGCCTGCGTGAACACAACGAACGGGTCCTGCAGCTGCGTCAGCACATCCGGGAGGTGAACCTCCGGCAGCGCCTGATGTATGGCTTCGGGGCTTGTGTCGTGCTCTGCGTGCTTGGCGTTGCCATCCCTACAGCGCTGACGTGGCGGCGCTTCGACATGGCCCCCTTCAATACAGTGCTCGTTCTCCTGGGCATCGCATTTCTTGTTGGGTTCGTTGGGTCCTCATGGATAGAAACAGTCAGACATGAAGGCCCACGGCCCGGGACCTCTGGGGACCGGCTGACTCGCGAGGAGCTGGAGCTGGAGCTCGAAATCGCAATCGAGAACCGGCTCATCGACGCCACCCCGCTAGACATCCCCATCCGCAACAGGCAGTTCGCCTACCGCGAGTCCATACCCGGGGAACTGGATCAGCTCCGCAAGGAGAGCCACCGCTACCGTCGGCGGCACAACTTCTTCCAGCTCCTGATCATCATCGGTTCGATCGCTAACGCTGGGGCACAGTCCTTTAGTGACACTACTCAACCACTCAAGTCGATCATCATCGGCCTGACCATGCTGGTCGCCATCTGCGCAGGCATCACCGGGTACTACAAGTTCCGCGAACGCAGCTTCAACCTCCAGCAAACGGCAGACTCGATCGAAGAGCACGCTAACGCTTTCCACCTCGCTCTGCCGCCTTACGACAACGCCGACCCTGCGGC contains these protein-coding regions:
- a CDS encoding IS5 family transposase, whose product is MPVLPSSITNPLWDQFQALLPEREAAAHPLGCHRPRIPDRVVFDKLLARLVLGGTYQQHADHTCSATTMRARRDEWIAAGVFERLHRLALEAYDEAIGLDLENLVVDGCIVKAPGGGQNTGRSPVDRGKSGLKRSVLVDGGGLPLGWVLAGANRNDSPLLRPTLETLRLFGFRLPPSITVHLDAGYDSQSNRALLEELGCAGRITPKGQFVPINHTHRWVVERTNSWHNRGFKALAIVTDRRAVVQDAWVALASAVIVIRRLLRRAWTAYRWDARPARRP
- a CDS encoding ABC-three component system middle component 2, which encodes MEAHRPVMMPEDEVAFRLAQLLLLLDAVAGQDAKGASLERIGYYDFLSANPFLVVDSDGREGNMLRLAGFDPQVLSYASSSQRFTSRRERIQHDLGLLVAYGCCEVHNRNGAFAYSISNRGRELGARFTATYAASFATAASIVVRRLRKLSDKALREQTARWLRPDGEGGPGAALLSVLGPGPQAPDMPWEG
- a CDS encoding serine/threonine protein kinase; amino-acid sequence: MPDSIAVPTGVQPISFDVHAVRGGSPGGARDDFEMMIAQLAAATTPNVRSVAANPGDWGIDAFAGNLGGAITVWQSKYFMPVTTKKHVKQVEDSLDNVLKAAVKNGHTIASWILCIPSSMDGPMTAWWDTWKKAREKEHSIVIQLWDETALRKKLLSPEGDDVRRGFYETYAQAAPASVEQLRLVLEVEDDKAAALGSALFIRQMTEAGHVELDSAKRQFFNADLVAREIAHKDVPAEVAALSSADATLHGLWEMQFNECVAEDALRALHTRVWRDVRNEHDKLPKSLRLELVHSWGLVHRLVDNRKAGWVKHWRQIAAEHSDG
- a CDS encoding SLOG family protein, which gives rise to MCGSRRWPWPHTVEAVLDRLTARYGQGLVVIEGAATGADRAAHGWCRRHGLGEGRHRCYPMDWSAEKRSRPDRWRMAGPERNTRMLLNEQPRLVIAFHDHFNPSSGGTSDMALRAALSQVPVWLVPGPDVTVGTWMRPGIFPADRSRRVAAELRAAQGRQSRAQDHLGVPGDSRDPS
- a CDS encoding DNA recombination protein RecN; its protein translation is MTTMQPLPGIRIRHLRLAGVSRNYDVDFTQDQRVRDLSVVAGAFSSGKTAVLEFIAYGLGGKRHPRHPEVLRKVRSCLLEVELSGEPHVIERPVGEPSKVAYVRRGTLDSPPLSKPESRTIEPAGAPESLSALLLGHCKLEGVQLREAPSSRESRTDPLSIRDLMNLAFLPNERIASMNFLFENEYMKKHKLKQVVDVVFGVHDDRAVELGQRIKELGVRLTQARSELAAARAFVDEQDVPTVGALIAEQYEGELRELTEQLRALDEAAQAGTTFAGRLRREHQQAAERARRAAGVVRDCETQLTRMMPLRAQYADDLVKLNMLAEAQRLFDPLSVTTCPACLNRLPVPPSVENGSCSLCSHELPYDDGHRTLGTATAEHSSDEGRLDVAAEIRATKARLKEITAYVEGLDSSLATLKLQAEDAAIDEERAAAAVDEATSPTVTPFLAARDNIQRRREEVLRHLQHAENATKLQAGLEKRAALVERQEAQIERLREERDRLGDAAQDRDLVVGRISGRYSELLRQWRYPKLSQPVIDTNLVPHVRGGSYREASSGARTLLTLAWQLAVFEVAVETSAAHPGFLMIDSPQKNLGHGATRDAVIADAIAIDDFYRHLTSWLAEQGAGAQVIIVDNSPPVLVEENVVVRYSRNEDRPPYGLIDDETTTDEGSPELPPHPA
- a CDS encoding IS982 family transposase, yielding MKTELDSLAIALYVKTDDLLKASPHLAPWRPAIGIAPQLTDAELVTLAMMQAMLGFTSEAKWLRYARAHLRHLFPYLPKQPGYNKRLRKAAELLRRVTRVLATDTSVWSDDVWIVDSTPVECGRSRETVKRSDLAGWAEYGHCASHSRFFWGLRLHLVCTLQGLPIAFALTGAKADERETLLDLLAAEPGLTAARPGQTLIGDKNYFGRDFEHQLAEQDIRLLRPARKGEAERPGASLFKPLRQVIESVNESFKGQLNLEQHRGRTPGGVIARVMQRILALTSAIWHNDHTGQPVLRSLTAYDH
- a CDS encoding DUF4231 domain-containing protein, whose protein sequence is MSVPPSLGPVTRLREHNERVLQLRQHIREVNLRQRLMYGFGACVVLCVLGVAIPTALTWRRFDMAPFNTVLVLLGIAFLVGFVGSSWIETVRHEGPRPGTSGDRLTREELELELEIAIENRLIDATPLDIPIRNRQFAYRESIPGELDQLRKESHRYRRRHNFFQLLIIIGSIANAGAQSFSDTTQPLKSIIIGLTMLVAICAGITGYYKFRERSFNLQQTADSIEEHANAFHLALPPYDNADPAANLALLTARVETLRVEQRRRQQQLDQPPEARDPSG